In Candidatus Hydrogenedentota bacterium, a single window of DNA contains:
- the lpdA gene encoding dihydrolipoyl dehydrogenase, whose translation MRECDVCVIGSGPGGYVAAIRAAQLGRRVVVVERKMLGGVCLNVGCIPTKTLIYSAGLFRKLQHADELGLKLDLKGFDLRKMVERKKKVVAVNTGGIETLFKARGIEVVRGEARVPAAGRVLAGKEEIKANALIVATGGRPGNVPGMEFDHKAVIDSTDALELTQLPKRIAVVGAGPLGAEFACAWNAFGADVTLIEMMPNVLPKSDAELTKRFEAGLKKKGMDVRTGTKVARLDRKKDGLVLHLEGAKAGTVTVDLLLVAVGMRCNSEFALDAGVKTGPRGDIVVNERMETSVPGIFAIGDVVGKTWLAHGASAEGLVAAANACGGNKKMDYRVVPSCAFTMPEVANVGLTEQEAVEQKIPVKTGRFLFVANGRAHAMGETEGMVKIVGDARTDELIGVHIMGHEAGELIAAAALAMKMEATVEEIAHTIHTHPTLSEAMMEAAEDYYGMGIHTPPRRK comes from the coding sequence ATGCGCGAATGTGATGTGTGCGTAATCGGCAGCGGACCGGGCGGTTATGTCGCGGCGATCCGCGCGGCGCAACTGGGCAGGCGCGTTGTGGTCGTCGAGCGCAAGATGCTCGGCGGCGTGTGCCTGAACGTCGGGTGCATCCCGACCAAGACGCTTATATATTCCGCCGGACTTTTCCGGAAATTGCAGCACGCGGACGAATTGGGCCTCAAACTCGACCTGAAAGGGTTTGACCTGCGGAAAATGGTCGAGCGCAAGAAGAAGGTCGTTGCCGTCAATACGGGCGGGATCGAAACCTTATTCAAGGCTCGGGGTATAGAAGTGGTGCGCGGCGAGGCGCGCGTGCCCGCTGCGGGCCGCGTGCTCGCCGGCAAGGAAGAGATCAAGGCGAACGCGCTGATCGTGGCCACGGGCGGCCGGCCCGGGAACGTTCCCGGCATGGAGTTCGATCACAAGGCCGTGATCGACAGCACGGACGCGCTCGAGTTGACGCAGCTGCCGAAACGCATCGCGGTGGTCGGCGCGGGGCCGTTGGGCGCCGAGTTTGCCTGTGCCTGGAACGCGTTCGGCGCGGACGTGACTCTCATCGAGATGATGCCGAACGTGTTGCCGAAATCGGATGCGGAATTGACGAAGCGCTTCGAAGCCGGCCTGAAGAAGAAAGGGATGGATGTCCGCACGGGCACGAAGGTGGCCAGGCTTGACCGCAAGAAAGACGGACTCGTGCTGCATCTGGAAGGCGCGAAAGCCGGGACGGTCACCGTGGACCTGTTGCTGGTTGCGGTCGGCATGCGCTGCAATTCGGAGTTTGCGCTGGATGCGGGCGTCAAGACCGGGCCGCGGGGCGATATCGTCGTGAACGAACGCATGGAAACCAGCGTGCCGGGCATTTTCGCCATCGGCGATGTCGTCGGCAAGACCTGGCTGGCCCACGGCGCGTCCGCCGAGGGGCTGGTTGCGGCGGCGAATGCGTGCGGCGGAAACAAGAAGATGGACTATCGCGTCGTGCCCTCATGCGCGTTCACGATGCCCGAGGTCGCGAACGTCGGTCTTACGGAACAGGAAGCCGTGGAACAGAAGATCCCCGTGAAGACGGGGCGGTTCCTGTTCGTGGCGAATGGGCGCGCCCACGCCATGGGCGAGACCGAAGGCATGGTCAAGATTGTGGGCGATGCGCGCACGGACGAACTGATCGGCGTGCACATCATGGGCCACGAGGCGGGCGAGTTGATCGCCGCGGCCGCGCTTGCCATGAAGATGGAGGCGACCGTCGAGGAGATCGCGCACACGATCCACACGCACCCGACGCTGTCGGAAGCGATGATGGAAGCCGCGGAGGACTATTACGGCATGGGCATTCACACGCCGCCGCGCAGGAAGTGA
- a CDS encoding mannitol dehydrogenase, with translation DVDAVHASDTEAVTRAIAEASLASTAVGVNVLPRIAPLLAKGLALRFETDSAPPLNIIVCENLLNAGPFLRGEVRKHLAPRQHPILEEKTGFVEASIGRMVPVMTDAIKAEDPLLVCVEPYCELPVDAAAFRGAIPDIAHMKPMPNFGAYVERKLFVHNMSHAAAAYLGALQGHEYIWQAVADARVRAVVEQALDESCRGMHARHGLALDALRAHGEDLLRRYANRALGDQVSRVARDPLRKLGRHDRLIGAACMCLEQGISPEGIAFAAAAAMRYDPRDDPAAQSLQRIRTEAGLSGALKAVCGLDADAPLAAVICRAEERLARDGWIAQE, from the coding sequence GGGACGTGGACGCCGTGCACGCCTCGGATACCGAAGCCGTGACGCGTGCGATTGCCGAAGCGTCCCTTGCCTCGACGGCCGTGGGGGTGAACGTGCTGCCGCGCATCGCGCCGCTGCTGGCCAAAGGTCTTGCCTTGCGTTTTGAAACGGATTCCGCGCCGCCGCTGAACATCATCGTGTGCGAGAATCTGCTCAACGCGGGCCCCTTCTTGCGCGGCGAGGTGCGCAAGCACCTGGCGCCGCGGCAGCACCCCATTCTCGAGGAAAAAACGGGTTTCGTCGAGGCGTCGATAGGGCGGATGGTTCCGGTCATGACGGACGCGATCAAGGCCGAGGACCCGTTGCTGGTCTGTGTCGAGCCCTATTGCGAGTTGCCGGTGGACGCGGCGGCTTTCCGCGGCGCTATTCCCGATATCGCGCACATGAAGCCTATGCCGAATTTTGGCGCGTACGTCGAGCGGAAGCTGTTCGTACACAACATGAGTCATGCGGCCGCGGCCTATCTCGGCGCGCTGCAAGGCCATGAATACATCTGGCAGGCCGTCGCGGACGCGCGGGTGCGCGCCGTGGTCGAGCAGGCGCTGGATGAGAGCTGCCGCGGCATGCACGCGCGGCACGGGCTGGCGCTGGACGCGCTGCGAGCCCATGGCGAGGACCTGCTCCGCCGCTACGCCAACCGGGCGCTCGGCGACCAGGTTTCGCGCGTGGCCCGGGACCCCCTGCGCAAGCTGGGCCGGCACGACCGGCTCATCGGCGCGGCGTGCATGTGCCTCGAGCAGGGAATCTCCCCGGAAGGCATCGCGTTTGCAGCCGCCGCCGCAATGCGCTACGATCCCCGGGATGATCCGGCCGCGCAATCCCTTCAACGCATCCGCACGGAAGCTGGTCTTTCGGGGGCCCTAAAGGCGGTGTGCGGCCTGGACGCGGATGCGCCGCTTGCCGCAGTGATTTGCCGGGCAGAGGAACGTCTCGCACGAGACGGTTGGATAGCACAGGAGTAG
- a CDS encoding 2-oxo acid dehydrogenase subunit E2 produces MHEVRMPKMGQSVEEAPVVQWLKREGDQVAMGEPLFSIQTDKAEVECESPAAGVLRKILLEPGIEVPVLTVIALIGEPGEPLPDLSQYGAAGVSAGVEAPAAAQVGAVAAPVAAAPVAAPVSAESRGPVSPRARKAAAELGVDPARAAGSGVGGRVMAKDVVAAAGASPVRATPVARRVAEQAGVDLASVAGTGARGKVMKDDVLRAQEAPAKAAQQPAAPVEGVRRIPLTPMRRIIAQRMSESKYSAPHYYVTVEVDMGGIKSLREKLPFKASFNDLVLFAAVRALREFPQVNARWAGDAIEEVADVNLGVAVALPNGLVVPVVKQAQLLSIEGLAKASKALVEKAKTNKLLPDDYTGNTFTVSNMGVFGVESFTAIINKPDSAIIAVGAITDRVVAREGAILIRPMMKMTMSSDHRVIDGAVAAQFMGRLKQVLEQVEFQV; encoded by the coding sequence ATGCACGAAGTACGTATGCCAAAAATGGGGCAATCCGTCGAGGAGGCCCCGGTAGTCCAGTGGTTGAAGCGCGAAGGCGACCAGGTCGCGATGGGCGAACCCTTATTCTCGATCCAGACCGACAAGGCGGAGGTGGAATGCGAATCGCCCGCGGCGGGCGTGCTGCGCAAGATTCTGCTCGAACCGGGCATCGAGGTGCCCGTTCTCACGGTTATTGCGCTTATCGGCGAACCTGGCGAACCGCTGCCGGACCTGTCGCAATACGGCGCGGCCGGCGTGTCGGCGGGCGTGGAAGCGCCCGCAGCCGCGCAGGTTGGCGCAGTGGCGGCCCCGGTCGCGGCTGCCCCCGTTGCGGCGCCTGTCTCCGCCGAGTCCCGCGGTCCGGTTTCGCCGCGTGCGCGCAAGGCCGCCGCGGAACTGGGCGTGGACCCTGCGCGGGCCGCGGGTTCCGGCGTGGGCGGACGCGTGATGGCGAAGGATGTTGTGGCTGCCGCGGGCGCGTCGCCCGTGCGCGCCACGCCGGTGGCGCGCCGCGTCGCGGAACAGGCGGGGGTGGATTTGGCGTCGGTCGCGGGCACGGGCGCGCGGGGCAAGGTGATGAAGGACGACGTGCTGCGCGCGCAAGAAGCGCCTGCGAAGGCGGCCCAGCAGCCCGCCGCGCCGGTGGAAGGAGTGCGTCGCATACCCTTGACGCCGATGCGCCGGATCATCGCCCAGCGCATGTCGGAGAGTAAATACTCGGCTCCGCACTATTACGTGACGGTCGAGGTCGACATGGGGGGGATCAAGTCGCTGCGCGAAAAGCTTCCCTTCAAGGCGTCGTTCAACGACCTGGTGCTGTTCGCGGCGGTGCGCGCGCTGCGCGAGTTTCCGCAGGTGAACGCGCGCTGGGCGGGCGACGCCATTGAAGAAGTGGCGGACGTGAATCTGGGTGTTGCCGTGGCGTTGCCGAACGGGCTGGTAGTGCCGGTGGTCAAACAGGCGCAACTGCTGTCGATCGAGGGCCTGGCCAAGGCGTCGAAAGCGCTGGTCGAAAAGGCGAAAACGAACAAGCTGCTGCCCGACGACTATACGGGCAACACCTTCACGGTCTCCAACATGGGCGTGTTCGGCGTGGAGAGTTTCACGGCGATTATCAACAAGCCGGACAGCGCGATCATCGCTGTCGGGGCCATTACGGACCGCGTGGTCGCGCGCGAAGGGGCCATCCTCATCCGTCCCATGATGAAAATGACGATGTCCAGCGACCACCGGGTGATCGACGGCGCGGTTGCGGCGCAGTTCATGGGCCGTTTGAAGCAGGTTCTCGAACAGGTGGAATTCCAGGTCTAA